In one Rattus rattus isolate New Zealand chromosome 16, Rrattus_CSIRO_v1, whole genome shotgun sequence genomic region, the following are encoded:
- the LOC116885413 gene encoding 40S ribosomal protein S27 has protein sequence MPLAKDLLHPSPEEEKRKHKKKRLVQSPNSYFMDVKCPGCYKITTVFSHAQTVVLCVGCSTVLCQPTGGKARLTEGCSFRRKQH, from the coding sequence ATGCCTCTCGCAAAGGAtctccttcatccctctccagaagaggagaagaggaaacacaagaaaaagcgCCTGGTGCAGAGCCCCAATTCCTACTTTATGGATGTGAAATGCCCAGGATGCTATAAAATCACCACGGTCTTTAGCCATGCACAAACGGTAGTCTTGTGTGTTGGCTGCTCCACTGTACTCTGTCAGCCTACAGGTGGAAAAGCAAGGCTGACAGAAGGATGCTCCTTCAGGAGGAAGCAGCACTGA